One Branchiostoma floridae strain S238N-H82 chromosome 1, Bfl_VNyyK, whole genome shotgun sequence genomic region harbors:
- the LOC118410518 gene encoding uncharacterized protein LOC118410518: protein MATEVSEEKAQLTEDEVASVRNLREARRLSSNHNISLEGVKTLEQIKERLLQHVLDKTTTKEDFEILAVVADLKDDDRRKRQLLKERIKEMREFLRGCDRSVEAHLRIEQTVTDVEQDFDSRLEQLESDCPILVAGETSSGKSSLINLLLGEDLLPSAHLSSTSVICKIRYGDKKRAVINYADGRQETLPLPDGEDAESFTSVLHTHLHKKADREKRSQYQDVEIFVPLKFLKSGIFIVDGPGIGENEAMDSVLLDYLPSAFAFIYVIKSDNAGGVQKDRLQQLLKTVAKRAKLQTVNPAAAMFVCNRWDLVEESEREKVRRDTVHKLKTCWPGFRQTQLFFMDSKSELENSRHGHRSRDFENLLYGIRNLIPCSLQAKIRASSRWLEYLVSRVLHHVKTYLYKSKMTSIKLKEVFRQTRENLKEIQGEADKTISMLSKEVQKSIEGAVGHLKTYLESPEAEHAMKGWRKTVIPEVTEGVEWEVVMYEMETCISNRMEKVVEEWGAEKGNMGSEMDRLMDRLKTEITPLQLRLKQIEEEIEVIGKSGKNQSEIVRRISLGRFMRTFDQDEVGIESTSMKRLDRKDSTTNMDLTSSLLALSIVGAVAAGPVLAFYGVQSLRKKYKDKKEKDRYAEEGPKYVEKKAVEALKEFCKNDEGIRKYVEESYKPIRDRMESFQTSLQKQVKAQLQLMAKIEDDRRSKQQLDSDFNPMLKTMEEMQAKLELFNLQELPLVHPDAVCCQSTEETVVSNSVLAVCVKGSMEGREVIIKKSLGAIDVESARDIGRMRNIHHPNILAFKGVDFSSGAPRLVLQTADKTLRQLLPVGAVHYSSGYVFRHTILPAIRAISDALSYLHENNLVSFELSQDTVQFEAKGDNQFKLLHVGVPRKVNLPPDVDKKGGAFVYLPPETLQGDHLYDSRSDMYSLGLMMWELWYHQKAFDAVTDLPLDMFLGVMDDRCPSTSDPGPMNGMSADVGNRWRDMIDRCLVLSREGRDISPSDVIKVLDSIP, encoded by the exons ATGGCGACGGAAGTCAGTGAGGAGAAGGCACAGTTGACCGAAGATGAAGTAGCCAGTGTTCGGAACCTGCGCGAGGCTAGGAGGCTTTCGAGCAATCACAACATTTCGCTGGAAGGAGTGAAGACCCTGGAGCAAATAAAAGAGAGGCTGCTTCAACATGTGTTGGACAAAACGACGACGAAGGAAGACTTTGAA ATTCTTGCTGTCGTAGCAGACCTAAAAGATGACGACAGAAGAAAGCGACAGTTATTAAAGGAGCGCATCAAGGAGATGAGAGAGTTCCTGAGGGGCTGTGACAGAAGCGTCGAGGCGCACCTCAGAATAGAGCAGACGGTAACAGACGTCGAGCAGGACTTTGATTCCCGACTCGAGCAGTTGGAGTCGGACTGCCCTATTCTCGTGGCAG GCGAAACCTCGTCAGGCAAAAGCAGTTTGATCAACCTTCTCTTAGGAGAAGATCTACTCCCATCAGCCCATCTTAGCAGCACGTCTGTCATCTGTAAGATCAGGTACGGGGACAAGAAAAGAGCCGTCATCAACTACGCTGACGGTCGGCAGGAAACCCTCCCCCTCCCGGATGGAGAGGATGCAGAGTCGTTCACGTCTGTTCTCCACACCCACCTGCACAAGAAGGCAGACAGAGAGAAGCGGTCCCAATATCAAGATGTGGAAATATTCGTTCCACTGAAATTTCTGAAG AGTGGTATCTTCATCGTAGACGGCCCGGGGATTGGAGAGAATGAGGCCATGGACAGCGTGCTGCTGGACTACCTTCCAAGTGCATTCGCCTTCATCTACGTCATCAAGAGTGACAACGCCGGTGGCGTGCAGAAAGATAGG CTTCAACAGTTATTGAAAACTGTTGCAAAAAGAGCCAAGCTACAGACAGTGAACCCTGCCGCCGCCATGTTCGTCTGTAACAGGTGGGATTTGGTCGAAGAAAGTGAGCGTGAGAAAGTGAGACGTGACACAGTCCACAAGTTGAAGACGTGTTGGCCAGGATTCAGGCAGACGCAGCTCTTCTTCATGGACAGCAAGTCCGAACTGGAGAACTCCAGGCACGGTCACAGGTCACGGGATTTCGAGAACCTCCTGTATGGCATCCGAAACCTCATCCCATGCAGTCTGCAGGCAAAGATACGTGCCTCCTCCAG GTGGCTTGAGTACCTCGTCAGCCGTGTTCTCCATCACGTGAAGACATACTTGTATAAGTCAAAGATGACCAGCATCAAGCTCAAGGAAGTTTTCCGTCAGACAAGAGAGAATTTGAAAGAGATCCAAGGTGAAGCAGACAAAACCATATCCATGCTAAGCAAAGAGGTACAAAAAAGTATCGAAGGAGCAGTAGGCCATCTGAAGACCTACCTGGAGTCACCGGAGGCAGAGCACGCCATGAAAGGTTGGAGGAAAACGGTCATCCCAGAAGTGACGGAAGGAGTCGAGTGGGAGGTTGTGATGTACGAAATGGAGACCTGCATCAGTAATCGCATGGAGAAGGTTGTAGAGGAATGGGGGGCGGAGAAAGGCAACATGGGGTCTGAGATGGACCGCCTGATGGACCGGTTGAAGACCGAAATCACCCCACTTCAACTTCGGCTGAAACAAATTGAAGAAGAGATCGAGGTTATTGGGAAAAGTGGTAAGAACCAGTCGGAGATAGTGAGACGCATCTCTTTGGGGAGGTTTATGCGAACGTTCGACCAGGATGAGGTGGGGATCGAGAGCACCTCCATGAAGAGATTGGACCGAAAAGACAGTACCACCAACATGGATCTGACGTCGTCCCTTCTGGCCCTCAGCATTGTTGGAGCTGTCGCAGCAGGACCGGTTCTCGCTTTCTACGGTGTGCAGTCTCTCCGGAAGAAGTACaaagacaagaaagaaaaggacaGGTATGCAGAAGAGGGGCCAAAGTACGTCGAAAAAAAGGCGGTTGAAGCCCTAAAGGAGTTTTGCAAGAACGACGAAGGGATTCGCAAGTACGTAGAGGAAAGCTACAAGCCAATTCGAGATCGGATGGAGAGCTTCCAAACCAGCCTCCAGAAGCAAGTGAAGGCACAGCTGCAGCTCATGGCAAAGATCGAAGACGACCGCCGAAGCAAGCAGCAGCTTGACTCCGACTTCAATCCTATGCTGAAGACGATGGAAGAAATGCAAGCTAAACTGGAACTGTTCAACCTACAGGAGCTCCCCCTGGTGCATCCTGATGCTGTCTGTTGCCAGAGTACAGAGGAAACCGTTGTAAGCAACTCAGTCCTTGCCGTATGTGTCAAGGGATCTATGGAAGGAAGGGAGGTGATTATCAAGAAATCCCTCGGTGCAATCGATGTTGAAAGTGCGCGAGACATTGGAAGGATGAG AAACATTCACCATCCAAACATTTTGGCTTTCAAGGGAGTCGACTTTTCATCAGGTGCACCCAGACTGGTCCTTCAGACAGCTGACAAAACTCTGCGGCAATTACTCCCTGTCGGTGCTGTTCACTACAGCAGTGGGTACGTCTTCCGACACACCATCCTGCCTGCCATCAGGGCAATCTCTGACGCCCTCTCCTACCTGCACGAGAACAACCTTGTCAGCTTTGAGTTGTCACAGGACACAGTCCAG TTTGAAGCTAAGGGAGACAATCAGTTCAAGCTTCTTCACGTCGGCGTCCCCCGAAAGGTTAACCTTCCTCCAGATGTCGACAAGAAGGGAGGGGCGTTCGTCTACCTCCCACCTGAGACGCTCCAGGGAGATCACCTGTACGACAGTCGCTCTGACATGTACAGCCTCGGGCTGATGATGTGGGAACTGTGGTACCACCAAAAG GCATTCGATGCTGTGACTGACCTGCCATTGGACATGTTCCTCGGAGTTATGGACGACAGGTGCCCGAGCACATCCGACCCCGGCCCGATGAACGGCATGTCTGCGGACGTGGGGAACAGATGGAGggacatgattgacaggtgccTTGTGCTGTCAAGAGAAGGACGAGACATTTCCCCATCTGACGTCATCAAGGTTCTAGACAGTATCCCGTGA
- the LOC118410507 gene encoding uncharacterized protein LOC118410507 isoform X2 — MAASKAQVDLTEESIEECKDLMGALDMLENWNIAQEEIDGVKTLEEALILLLKELAKASSRTLWTPESAAGLMKSVLEKDRVSREELCCHFEDATSYAEELHDTAKQQLESNIPRFQSLLKTKLEQLRDDSCHILVAGETSAGKSTLLNLILGEDLLPSSLLSSTSTICELKHGKQEKIRAFKQGDPSSYDEEPLQGSKDARMETLSKFVYQKEGRDERTFEYNRVEIFLDFPLLEGGITIVDSPGVGENEKLTEMVKKYLPNAFAFMYIINSANAGGVQPDRLGDLLQALTHDRDPDQPPMFDPKSAIFVCNKWDMVPPKEAGEVWDDTIRKLKCCWPELDESQVFKISAKKAALARSQANYITKDFEKLLNGLQDLLPTGLRAKVELNYRWLTYLLDRSSFHLRVMLGNILGQEIPDLEKQRSSVNARLKKLREAASSAERKMRLYLQKRVDYAVKDLRLYLTSDEIRTWLHQWDDKELPDNDSWTVVEHLTKKLVEQGIQQAISTWDQHREFFSKLRSELMQQFRTEFNLVEMDIADIEEKMVIASQRVMPSATGHRVGNSVFYPEYSTGGLTIGQKIALGAASPLVIPIGVVVGLFALPVAGAMAIKKRATHKKQLQDYRENKTKYMEQLANGTMQDFVSDENLRRVVEQQVESTSTYLDHLVGTIPQLIESDERLMNEGYKLRKQEAITLTEEHYGPSLEKCDKIQGELNCCYMTTIRQYDIEYEDLVEREWIASGSFGDVYKAKINSTEVAMKYMTDSVSAQNATDLLHEERNLRRLCHQNVIKFHGTAYWAHHEKVVFVTELCQDNLRDYISYKKDRNPGKHRKGTAEREAAFSVIKPLAVQLATALSYIHSVNLVHRDLKLENILIKIHEPSTDGAVIKLADVGLTKKAENITGTLCGTPPYIAPEVLQEKRYGKPSDMYSFGILLWEMWYGEETPHAKHFTIPMLTEFSKEIAEGRRPDPNKEFSAPTPWKQLMTACWSTDPANRPSAEDCRTRLQEITCD; from the exons ATGGCGGCTTCAAAGGCTCAGGTAGATTTGACCGAGGAAAGCATAGAGGAGTGTAAAGACTTAATGGGGGCGTTAGACATGCTGGAGAACTGGAATATTGCCCAGGAGGAGATCGACGGTGTAAAAACTCTTGAAGAGGCCTTAATACTACTTCTGAAAGAACTGGCCAAGGCGTCATCCAGGACACTATGGACACCTGAATCT GCCGCAGGTCTCATGAAAAGTGTCCTTGAAAAGGATCGAGTCTCACGGGAGGAGCTATGCTGCCACTTTGAAGATGCTACATCATATGCAGAAGAACTTCACGACACCGCTAAACAGCAGCTCGAGTCCAACATCCCCAGATTCCAGTCTCTTCTCAAGACAAAACTGGAACAGCTGAGGGACGATTCGTGCCACATCCTGGTTGCAG GTGAGACATCAGCAGGGAAGAGCACCCTACTGAACCTGATCCTTGGGGAGGACCTGCTGCCCTCCTCCCTCCTCAGCTCAACATCTACCATCTGTGAGCTGAAGCATGGCAAACAGGAGAAGATTCGGGCCTTCAAACAAGGAGATCCCTCCAGTTACGATGAAGAACCGCTTCAGGGCAGCAAGGACGCCCGCATGGAGACACTCTCCAAGTTCGTCTAccagaaagagggaagagatgAGCGTACCTTCGAATACAACAGAGTCGAGATCTTCCTGGACTTCCCATTGCTTGAG GGCGGCATCACCATAGTGGACAGCCCAGGGGTTGGGGAGAATGAAAAGCTGACGGAGATGGTGAAGAAATACCTGCCGAATGCTTTCGCGTTCATGTACATCATCAACAGCGCTAACGCTGGAGGAGTCCAGCCTGACCGG CTCGGGGATCTTCTACAGGCCCTGACCCACGACCGTGACCCTGACCAGCCCCCGATGTTCGACCCGAAGTCAGCCATCTTTGTGTGCAACAAGTGGGACATGGTGCCGCCGAAGGAAGCAGGCGAGGTGTGGGACGATACCATCAGGAAACTGAAATGCTGCTGGCCTGAACTAGATGAATCTCAAGTGTTCAAGATCTCAGCAAAGAAG GCAGCCCTGGCCCGCTCTCAAGCCAACTACATCACAAAAGACTTTGAAAAGCTCTTGAATGGACTACAGGACCTGTTGCCTACCGGGCTACGTGCCAAGGTGGAGCTGAACTACCG GTGGCTGACCTATCTCCTTGACAGGTCATCCTTCCATCTTCGCGTGATGCTGGGAAACATACTTGGTCAGGAGATCCCGGATCTGGAGAAACAGCGGAGTAGTGTCAATGCAAGGCTGAAGAAGCTCCGTGAAGCAGCATCCTCTGCAGAAAGGAAGATGAGGCTGTATTTACAAAAGAGGGTCGACTATGCAGTAAAGGATCTTCGGCTGTACCTCACGTCCGATGAAATACGTACATGGCTCCATCAGTGGGACGACAAGGAACTGCCCGACAACGATAGCTGGACCGTGGTGGAGCATCTGACAAAAAAGCTCGTAGAGCAAGGCATCCAGCAAGCAATCAGCACGTGGGACCAGCACAGGGAGTTCTTCAGCAAGCTCCGGTCCGAATTGATGCAGCAGTTCCGCACCGAGTTCAACCTTGTAGAGATGGATATAGCAGATATCGAAGAGAAGATGGTAATCGCGAGCCAGCGCGTAATGCCTTCAGCTACAGGACACAGAGTCGGAAACAGCGTCTTCTATCCTGAGTACAGCACAGGGGGTCTCACTATTGGGCAGAAGATTGCTCTTGGCGCAGCCTCGCCTTTGGTCATACCGATAGGGGTGGTAGTGGGCCTGTTCGCTCTCCCTGTAGCGGGCGCAATGGCAATCAAAAAAAGGGCTACCCACAAAAAACAACTGCAAGACTACAGGGAAAACAAAACGAAGTACATGGAGCAGTTGGCGAATGGCACAATGCAGGATTTCGTGTCAGACGAAAATCTCCGCCGGGTCGTTGAACAGCAGGTGGAGTCCACATCTACATACCTTGATCATCTGGTCGGCACCATCCCCCAACTTATCGAATCAGATGAGCGACTGATGAACGAGGGGTACAAGTTGAGAAAACAAGAAGCGATCACTCTCACCGAAGAACATTACGGTCCAAGCCTTGAAAAGTGCGATAAGATTCAAGGCGAGCTTAACTGCTGCTATATGACAACCATTCGGCAGTACGACATTGAATACGAAGACCTAGTTGAAAGAGAGTGGATTGCATCCGGCTCCTTTGGTGACGTCTACAAGGCCAAGATAAACTCCACCGAGGTGGCGATGAAGTACATGACAGACAGCGTCTCCGCACAAAACGCGACCGACCTGCTTCACGAGGAACGCAACCTGAG GCGCCTCTGTCATCAGAACGTGATCAAGTTCCACGGTACCGCCTACTGGGCACACCACGAGAAGGTCGTCTTTGTGACTGAGCTCTGCCAGGACAATCTGAGGGACTACATCTCGTACAAGAAAGATAG GAACCCGGGCAAGCACAGAAAAGGCACCGCGGAACGGGAAGCAGCTTTCTCCGTCATCAAACCGTTGGCGGTTCAGTTGGCAACAGCACTGAGCTATATTCACTCCGTGAACCTCGTACACAGGGACCTGAAACTGGAGAACATTTTGATTAAG ATCCATGAGCCGAGTACGGATGGGGCAGTCATCAAACTCGCCGATGTCGGACTAACCAAGAAGGCTGAAAACATCACCGGAACCCTGTGCGGCACCCCGCCCTACATCGCGCCGGAGGTCCTCCAGGAGAAACGCTACGGGAAACCGTCAGACATGTACAGCTTCGGCATCCTTCTGTGGGAGATGTGGTACGGGGAGGAGACGCCTCACGCCAAGCACTTTACCATTCCGAT GTTGACGGAATTTTCAAAAGAAATCGCCGAAGGCAGACGCCCAGATCCCAACAAGGAGTTTTCTGCCCCGACTCCATGGAAACAGCTCATGACGGCCTGCTGGAGCACTGATCCGGCCAACCGGCCCTCTGCTGAGGACTGCAGGACGCGTCTGCAGGAAATAACGTGTGATTAA
- the LOC118410507 gene encoding uncharacterized protein LOC118410507 isoform X1, translating to MAASKARANLTEESIDECKDLMEALDMLENSSIAPEEIDGVESIEQAQMLLLKELAKTSSKTQWTPESAAGLMKSVLEKDRVSREELCCHFEDATSYAEELHDTAKQQLESNIPRFQSLLKTKLEQLRDDSCHILVAGETSAGKSTLLNLILGEDLLPSSLLSSTSTICELKHGKQEKIRAFKQGDPSSYDEEPLQGSKDARMETLSKFVYQKEGRDERTFEYNRVEIFLDFPLLEGGITIVDSPGVGENEKLTEMVKKYLPNAFAFMYIINSANAGGVQPDRLGDLLQALTHDRDPDQPPMFDPKSAIFVCNKWDMVPPKEAGEVWDDTIRKLKCCWPELDESQVFKISAKKAALARSQANYITKDFEKLLNGLQDLLPTGLRAKVELNYRWLTYLLDRSSFHLRVMLGNILGQEIPDLEKQRSSVNARLKKLREAASSAERKMRLYLQKRVDYAVKDLRLYLTSDEIRTWLHQWDDKELPDNDSWTVVEHLTKKLVEQGIQQAISTWDQHREFFSKLRSELMQQFRTEFNLVEMDIADIEEKMVIASQRVMPSATGHRVGNSVFYPEYSTGGLTIGQKIALGAASPLVIPIGVVVGLFALPVAGAMAIKKRATHKKQLQDYRENKTKYMEQLANGTMQDFVSDENLRRVVEQQVESTSTYLDHLVGTIPQLIESDERLMNEGYKLRKQEAITLTEEHYGPSLEKCDKIQGELNCCYMTTIRQYDIEYEDLVEREWIASGSFGDVYKAKINSTEVAMKYMTDSVSAQNATDLLHEERNLRRLCHQNVIKFHGTAYWAHHEKVVFVTELCQDNLRDYISYKKDRNPGKHRKGTAEREAAFSVIKPLAVQLATALSYIHSVNLVHRDLKLENILIKIHEPSTDGAVIKLADVGLTKKAENITGTLCGTPPYIAPEVLQEKRYGKPSDMYSFGILLWEMWYGEETPHAKHFTIPMLTEFSKEIAEGRRPDPNKEFSAPTPWKQLMTACWSTDPANRPSAEDCRTRLQEITCD from the exons ATGGCGGCCTCAAAGGCTCGGGCGAATTTGACCGAGGAAAGCATAGACGAGTGTAAAGACTTAATGGAGGCATTAGACATGCTGGAAAACTCTAGTATTGCCCCGGAGGAGATCGACGGCGTAGAAAGTATCGAGCAGGCCCAGATGCTACTTCTGAAAGAACTGGCCAAGACGTCATCCAAGACACAGTGGACACCTGAGTCT GCCGCAGGTCTCATGAAAAGTGTCCTTGAAAAGGATCGAGTCTCACGGGAGGAGCTATGCTGCCACTTTGAAGATGCTACATCATATGCAGAAGAACTTCACGACACCGCTAAACAGCAGCTCGAGTCCAACATCCCCAGATTCCAGTCTCTTCTCAAGACAAAACTGGAACAGCTGAGGGACGATTCGTGCCACATCCTGGTTGCAG GTGAGACATCAGCAGGGAAGAGCACCCTACTGAACCTGATCCTTGGGGAGGACCTGCTGCCCTCCTCCCTCCTCAGCTCAACATCTACCATCTGTGAGCTGAAGCATGGCAAACAGGAGAAGATTCGGGCCTTCAAACAAGGAGATCCCTCCAGTTACGATGAAGAACCGCTTCAGGGCAGCAAGGACGCCCGCATGGAGACACTCTCCAAGTTCGTCTAccagaaagagggaagagatgAGCGTACCTTCGAATACAACAGAGTCGAGATCTTCCTGGACTTCCCATTGCTTGAG GGCGGCATCACCATAGTGGACAGCCCAGGGGTTGGGGAGAATGAAAAGCTGACGGAGATGGTGAAGAAATACCTGCCGAATGCTTTCGCGTTCATGTACATCATCAACAGCGCTAACGCTGGAGGAGTCCAGCCTGACCGG CTCGGGGATCTTCTACAGGCCCTGACCCACGACCGTGACCCTGACCAGCCCCCGATGTTCGACCCGAAGTCAGCCATCTTTGTGTGCAACAAGTGGGACATGGTGCCGCCGAAGGAAGCAGGCGAGGTGTGGGACGATACCATCAGGAAACTGAAATGCTGCTGGCCTGAACTAGATGAATCTCAAGTGTTCAAGATCTCAGCAAAGAAG GCAGCCCTGGCCCGCTCTCAAGCCAACTACATCACAAAAGACTTTGAAAAGCTCTTGAATGGACTACAGGACCTGTTGCCTACCGGGCTACGTGCCAAGGTGGAGCTGAACTACCG GTGGCTGACCTATCTCCTTGACAGGTCATCCTTCCATCTTCGCGTGATGCTGGGAAACATACTTGGTCAGGAGATCCCGGATCTGGAGAAACAGCGGAGTAGTGTCAATGCAAGGCTGAAGAAGCTCCGTGAAGCAGCATCCTCTGCAGAAAGGAAGATGAGGCTGTATTTACAAAAGAGGGTCGACTATGCAGTAAAGGATCTTCGGCTGTACCTCACGTCCGATGAAATACGTACATGGCTCCATCAGTGGGACGACAAGGAACTGCCCGACAACGATAGCTGGACCGTGGTGGAGCATCTGACAAAAAAGCTCGTAGAGCAAGGCATCCAGCAAGCAATCAGCACGTGGGACCAGCACAGGGAGTTCTTCAGCAAGCTCCGGTCCGAATTGATGCAGCAGTTCCGCACCGAGTTCAACCTTGTAGAGATGGATATAGCAGATATCGAAGAGAAGATGGTAATCGCGAGCCAGCGCGTAATGCCTTCAGCTACAGGACACAGAGTCGGAAACAGCGTCTTCTATCCTGAGTACAGCACAGGGGGTCTCACTATTGGGCAGAAGATTGCTCTTGGCGCAGCCTCGCCTTTGGTCATACCGATAGGGGTGGTAGTGGGCCTGTTCGCTCTCCCTGTAGCGGGCGCAATGGCAATCAAAAAAAGGGCTACCCACAAAAAACAACTGCAAGACTACAGGGAAAACAAAACGAAGTACATGGAGCAGTTGGCGAATGGCACAATGCAGGATTTCGTGTCAGACGAAAATCTCCGCCGGGTCGTTGAACAGCAGGTGGAGTCCACATCTACATACCTTGATCATCTGGTCGGCACCATCCCCCAACTTATCGAATCAGATGAGCGACTGATGAACGAGGGGTACAAGTTGAGAAAACAAGAAGCGATCACTCTCACCGAAGAACATTACGGTCCAAGCCTTGAAAAGTGCGATAAGATTCAAGGCGAGCTTAACTGCTGCTATATGACAACCATTCGGCAGTACGACATTGAATACGAAGACCTAGTTGAAAGAGAGTGGATTGCATCCGGCTCCTTTGGTGACGTCTACAAGGCCAAGATAAACTCCACCGAGGTGGCGATGAAGTACATGACAGACAGCGTCTCCGCACAAAACGCGACCGACCTGCTTCACGAGGAACGCAACCTGAG GCGCCTCTGTCATCAGAACGTGATCAAGTTCCACGGTACCGCCTACTGGGCACACCACGAGAAGGTCGTCTTTGTGACTGAGCTCTGCCAGGACAATCTGAGGGACTACATCTCGTACAAGAAAGATAG GAACCCGGGCAAGCACAGAAAAGGCACCGCGGAACGGGAAGCAGCTTTCTCCGTCATCAAACCGTTGGCGGTTCAGTTGGCAACAGCACTGAGCTATATTCACTCCGTGAACCTCGTACACAGGGACCTGAAACTGGAGAACATTTTGATTAAG ATCCATGAGCCGAGTACGGATGGGGCAGTCATCAAACTCGCCGATGTCGGACTAACCAAGAAGGCTGAAAACATCACCGGAACCCTGTGCGGCACCCCGCCCTACATCGCGCCGGAGGTCCTCCAGGAGAAACGCTACGGGAAACCGTCAGACATGTACAGCTTCGGCATCCTTCTGTGGGAGATGTGGTACGGGGAGGAGACGCCTCACGCCAAGCACTTTACCATTCCGAT GTTGACGGAATTTTCAAAAGAAATCGCCGAAGGCAGACGCCCAGATCCCAACAAGGAGTTTTCTGCCCCGACTCCATGGAAACAGCTCATGACGGCCTGCTGGAGCACTGATCCGGCCAACCGGCCCTCTGCTGAGGACTGCAGGACGCGTCTGCAGGAAATAACGTGTGATTAA